From the genome of Malus domestica chromosome 04, GDT2T_hap1, one region includes:
- the LOC103400645 gene encoding amino acid transporter AVT1H, with the protein MNMWNKLFGTSRSNCLPHQNQVLVSDAGQRANLSCNVCLEENKVCTCDQGFESGKRVTGVVEHHAEANNSVTQSVINMSGMLIGLGQLSTPYALENGGWSSAFLLIGLGVICAYCSHLLGKCLDKHPKSRSYTDIGHNAFGSRGKILAASFVYMEIFMALVSYTISLHDNLARVFSGIQLNVSWAKLPKSQLLTLIAVFVALPSLWLRDLSSISFLSFGGVIMSLVIFISVACTAIFGGVKLNHTIPALQIHNIPAISGLYIFSFAGHIVFPNLYKAMKDPSKFTKVSIISFTLVTTLYTSLAFMGAKLYGPQVNPQITLSMPPHLIVTKIALWATVLTPMTKYALEFAPMAIQLEHNLPPSLSSRTKFLIRGSVGSVLLLVILALALSVPYFGYVLSLTGSLVSIGICIIFPCAFYLKICWGQISRPLMVLNLTLIAFGTLLGIAGTISSSKLLLKSLSRAHSAWKK; encoded by the exons ATGAACATGTGGAACAAATTGTTCGGAACATCAAGATCAAACTGCCTCCCACACCAGAATCAAGTTCTTGTGAGCGACGCAGGGCAGCGTGCGAATCTGAGCTGCAACGTTTGTCTGGAGGAAAACAAAGTATGTACGTGTGACCAAGGCTTCGAGAGCGGCAAGAGAGTCACGGGTGTTGTTGAGCACCATGCAGAGGCCAACAATTCAGTTACTCAGTCTGTTATCAACATGAGTGGGATGCTCATAG GTTTGGGACAGTTATCAACTCCATATGCCTTAGAAAATGGGGGTTGGTCTTCTGCATTCCTATTGATAGGACTTGGGGTAATATGTGCATATTGTTCTCATCTCCTTGGAAAATGTCTGGACAAACATCCCAAGTCAAGAAGCTACACAGATATTGGACACAATGCATTTGGATCCAGAGGAAAAATTCTAGCAGCATCCTTCGTTTACATGGAGATTTTCATGGCCCTTGTGTCCTACACCATCTCTCTGCATGACAATCTAGCCAGAGTGTTCTCCGGGATTCAACTCAATGTTTCGTGGGCTAAGTTACCGAAATCTCAGCTCTTAACCTTGATTGCCGTCTTCGTAGCTCTTCCTAGTCTTTGGTTGAGAGATCTCTCTTCCATATCTTTCCTTTCCTTCGGCGGAGTTATCATGTCACTCGTCATTTTTATATCAGTGGCATGCACCGCCATTTTTGGAGGGGTGAAATTGAACCACACCATACCTGCCCTCCAGATTCATAACATTCCTGCAATATCTGGCCTTTATATCTTCAGCTTTGCAGGACATATTGTTTTCCCCAATTTATACAAGGCCATGAAAGATCCATCCAAGTTCACCAAG GTATCAATAATAAGCTTCACTCTAGTGACAACACTTTACACATCCCTAGCATTCATGGGAGCCAAGTTGTATGGTCCTCAGGTGAATCCTCAAATCACTCTGAGCATGCCTCCACATCTTATAGTGACAAAGATTGCACTGTGGGCAACTGTGCTGACACCAATGACCAAATATGCTCTTGAATTTGCACCAATGGCTATCCAGCTTGAGCATAACCTTCCTCCCTCTTTGAGCTCCAGAACAAAGTTTCTAATCCGGGGCAGTGTCGGTTCAGTCCTACTTCTGGTGATTCTAGCACTAGCTCTCTCTGTTCCGTATTTTGGGTATGTTCTCAGCCTCACTGGATCACTTGTGAGTATTGGCATTTGTATCATTTTTCCCTGTGCCTTCTACCTCAAGATATGCTGGGGTCAAATTTCAAGGCCTCTCATGGTCCTCAACCTCACCCTAATTGCATTTGGCACCCTTCTTGGGATAGCTGGAACCATTTCCTCATCGAAGTTGCTCTTAAAAAGCCTCAGCAGAGCTCACTCAGCCTGGAAAAAATGA